In Geobacillus kaustophilus, a genomic segment contains:
- the glyA gene encoding serine hydroxymethyltransferase, whose translation MNYLPQQDPQVFAAIEQERKRQHAKIELIASENFVSRAVMEAQGSVLTNKYAEGYPGRRYYGGCEYVDIVEDLARERAKQLFGAEHANVQPHSGAQANMAVYFTVLEHGDTVLGMNLSHGGHLTHGSPVNFSGIQYNFVEYGVDPETHVIDYDDVREKARLHRPKLIVAGASAYPRIIDFAKFREIADEVGAYLMVDMAHIAGLVAAGLHPNPVPYAHFVTTTTHKTLRGPRGGMILCQEQFAKQIDKAIFPGIQGGPLMHVIAAKAVALGEALQDDFKVYAKRVIENAKRLAAALQNEGFTLISGGTDNHLLLVDLRPQQLTGKTAEKVLDEVGITVNKNTIPYDPESPFVTSGIRIGTAAVTTRGFGLEEMDEIAAIIGLVLKNAGSEQALEEARQRVTALTEKFPLYQD comes from the coding sequence ATGAATTACTTGCCACAACAAGATCCGCAAGTGTTCGCCGCCATTGAACAAGAGCGGAAGCGGCAGCACGCCAAAATCGAACTGATTGCGTCCGAAAATTTCGTCAGCCGCGCGGTGATGGAAGCGCAAGGGTCGGTGTTGACGAACAAATATGCCGAAGGCTATCCGGGCCGCCGCTACTACGGCGGTTGTGAATATGTCGACATCGTCGAAGATTTGGCGCGCGAGCGGGCGAAGCAATTGTTCGGAGCGGAGCATGCGAACGTCCAGCCGCATTCCGGGGCGCAGGCGAATATGGCCGTCTATTTCACCGTTTTGGAGCACGGCGACACGGTGCTTGGCATGAACTTGTCGCACGGCGGTCATTTGACGCATGGCAGCCCGGTCAATTTCAGCGGCATTCAGTACAACTTCGTCGAATACGGCGTCGACCCGGAAACGCATGTCATTGACTATGACGACGTGCGCGAAAAAGCGCGCCTTCACCGACCGAAGTTGATCGTCGCCGGCGCGAGCGCCTATCCGCGCATCATCGACTTCGCCAAGTTCCGCGAGATTGCCGATGAAGTCGGCGCCTATTTAATGGTTGACATGGCCCATATTGCCGGTCTTGTTGCGGCAGGTCTTCATCCGAATCCGGTGCCGTACGCCCATTTTGTCACGACGACGACGCACAAAACGTTGCGCGGCCCGCGCGGCGGGATGATTTTATGCCAAGAACAGTTCGCCAAACAAATCGACAAAGCGATTTTCCCTGGCATTCAAGGCGGCCCGCTTATGCATGTCATCGCCGCGAAAGCCGTCGCGCTCGGCGAGGCGCTGCAAGACGACTTTAAAGTGTACGCGAAACGCGTCATCGAGAACGCAAAACGGCTCGCCGCTGCCTTGCAAAACGAAGGATTTACCCTCATTTCCGGCGGCACGGACAACCATTTGCTGCTTGTCGACTTGCGCCCGCAGCAGCTGACCGGGAAAACGGCGGAGAAAGTGCTCGATGAGGTCGGGATTACGGTCAACAAAAACACGATTCCGTATGATCCGGAAAGCCCGTTTGTCACAAGCGGCATCCGCATCGGCACGGCCGCGGTCACGACGCGCGGCTTCGGATTGGAAGAGATGGACGAAATCGCCGCCATCATCGGCCTTGTGCTGAAAAATGCCGGCAGCGAACAAGCGCTTGAGGAAGCGCGCCAACGCGTCACCGCTTTGACGGAAAAATTTCCGCTCTATCAAGACTAA
- a CDS encoding F0F1 ATP synthase subunit B — MWKANVWVLGEAAHGISGGTIIYQLLMFIILLALLRKFAWQPLMNIMKQREEHIANEIDQAEKRRQEAEKLLEEQRELMKQSRQEAQALIENARKLAEEQKEQIVASARAEAERVKEAAKKEIEREKEQAMAALREQVASLSVLIASKVIEKELTEQDQRKLIEAYIKDVEEVGGAR; from the coding sequence TTGTGGAAGGCAAACGTATGGGTGCTCGGCGAAGCGGCGCATGGCATCAGCGGCGGCACGATTATTTACCAATTGCTGATGTTCATCATTTTGCTGGCCTTGCTGCGCAAATTCGCTTGGCAGCCGTTAATGAATATCATGAAACAACGTGAAGAACATATCGCGAACGAAATTGACCAAGCGGAAAAACGCCGTCAAGAAGCAGAAAAACTTCTTGAAGAACAGCGCGAACTGATGAAGCAGTCGCGCCAAGAAGCGCAAGCGCTCATTGAAAACGCGCGCAAGCTGGCTGAAGAGCAGAAAGAACAAATTGTCGCCTCGGCCCGTGCGGAAGCGGAACGGGTGAAAGAAGCGGCGAAAAAAGAAATCGAGCGTGAAAAAGAACAGGCGATGGCGGCGCTCCGTGAACAAGTGGCCTCGTTGTCTGTCTTGATCGCTTCAAAAGTGATTGAAAAAGAGCTGACCGAGCAAGATCAACGCAAGCTGATCGAAGCGTACATCAAAGACGTTGAAGAGGTAGGAGGAGCGCGATGA
- the atpG gene encoding ATP synthase F1 subunit gamma: MASLRDIKTRINATKKTSQITKAMEMVSTSKLNRAEQNAKSFVPYMEKIQEVVANVALGAGGASHPMLVSRPVKKTGYLVITSDRGLAGAYNSNVLRLVYQTIQKRHASPDEYAIIVIGRVGLSFFRKRNMPVILDITRLPDQPSFADIKEIARQTVGLFANGTFDELYMYYNHYVSAIQQEVTERKLLPLTDLAENKQRTVYEFEPSQEEILDVLLPQYAESLIYGALLDAKASEHAARMTAMKNATDNANELIRTLTLSYNRARQAAITQEITEIVAGANALQ, encoded by the coding sequence TTGGCATCGTTACGCGATATTAAAACGCGCATCAACGCGACGAAGAAGACGAGTCAAATTACAAAAGCGATGGAAATGGTCTCGACGTCGAAGCTGAACCGCGCGGAGCAAAACGCGAAATCGTTCGTTCCATACATGGAAAAAATCCAAGAAGTCGTGGCCAATGTGGCGCTTGGCGCCGGCGGCGCTTCGCACCCGATGCTCGTTTCGCGCCCTGTGAAAAAGACCGGGTATCTCGTGATCACATCGGATCGCGGCCTGGCTGGCGCGTACAACAGCAACGTGCTGCGCCTCGTGTACCAAACGATCCAAAAACGCCATGCGTCTCCGGACGAATATGCGATCATCGTCATCGGCCGCGTCGGGTTGAGCTTTTTCCGCAAGCGGAACATGCCCGTCATTCTCGACATCACCCGCTTGCCGGACCAGCCGTCGTTTGCCGATATTAAAGAAATCGCCCGCCAAACAGTTGGGTTATTCGCCAACGGTACGTTTGACGAGCTGTATATGTATTACAACCATTACGTGAGCGCGATCCAGCAAGAGGTGACGGAACGGAAGCTTCTGCCGCTCACCGACTTGGCGGAGAATAAGCAGCGCACGGTGTACGAATTTGAACCGTCGCAAGAAGAAATTTTGGACGTCTTGTTGCCGCAGTATGCGGAAAGCCTCATTTACGGCGCATTGCTCGATGCAAAAGCAAGCGAACACGCCGCCCGCATGACGGCGATGAAGAACGCAACGGACAATGCGAACGAGCTCATTCGCACATTGACGCTTTCCTACAACCGCGCTCGCCAAGCGGCGATTACGCAAGAAATTACGGAAATTGTCGCCGGAGCAAACGCCTTGCAATAG
- the atpA gene encoding F0F1 ATP synthase subunit alpha, translating to MSIRAEEISALIKQQIENYESQIQVSDVGTVIQVGDGIARAHGLDNVMSGELVEFANGVMGMALNLEENNVGIVILGPYTGIKEGDEVRRTGRIMEVPVGEALIGRVVNPLGQPVDGLGPVETTETRPIESRAPGVMDRRSVHEPLQTGIKAIDALVPIGRGQRELIIGDRQTGKTSVAIDTIINQKDQNMICIYVAIGQKESTVRTVVETLRKHGALDYTIVVTASASQPAPLLFLAPYAGVAMGEYFMYKGQHVLVVYDDLSKQAAAYRELSLLLRRPPGREAYPGDIFYLHSRLLERAAKLSDAKGGGSLTALPFVETQAGDISAYIPTNVISITDGQIFLQSDLFFSGVRPAINAGLSVSRVGGAAQIKAMKKVAGTLRLDLAAYRELEAFAQFGSDLDKATQAKLARGARTVEVLKQDLHQPIPVEKQVLIIYALTRGFLDDIPVEDVRRFEKEFYLWLDQNGQHLLDHIRTTKDLPNEEDINKAIEAFKKTFVVSQ from the coding sequence ATGAGCATTCGAGCGGAAGAAATCAGCGCGCTCATTAAGCAGCAGATCGAAAACTATGAATCGCAAATCCAAGTGAGCGACGTCGGCACCGTCATCCAAGTCGGCGACGGGATCGCGCGCGCTCATGGGCTCGATAACGTCATGTCCGGGGAGCTCGTCGAGTTTGCCAACGGCGTCATGGGCATGGCGTTGAACTTGGAAGAAAACAACGTCGGTATCGTTATTTTAGGACCGTACACCGGCATTAAAGAAGGCGATGAAGTGCGCCGCACGGGCCGGATCATGGAAGTGCCGGTCGGGGAAGCGCTCATCGGCCGCGTCGTCAACCCGCTCGGCCAGCCGGTTGACGGCTTGGGACCGGTGGAAACGACGGAGACGCGTCCGATTGAAAGCCGTGCGCCGGGCGTTATGGACCGGAGATCGGTGCATGAGCCGCTGCAAACCGGGATTAAAGCGATCGACGCGCTCGTGCCGATCGGCCGCGGCCAGCGCGAGCTCATCATCGGCGACCGGCAAACCGGGAAAACATCGGTGGCCATTGACACGATCATCAACCAAAAAGACCAAAACATGATTTGTATTTACGTCGCCATCGGGCAAAAAGAATCGACAGTCCGCACCGTTGTGGAGACGCTCCGCAAACATGGCGCGCTCGACTATACGATCGTCGTCACCGCCTCGGCGTCGCAGCCGGCTCCGCTCTTGTTCTTGGCGCCGTATGCCGGTGTGGCGATGGGCGAGTATTTCATGTATAAAGGCCAACACGTGTTGGTAGTCTATGACGATTTGTCGAAACAAGCGGCGGCGTACCGTGAATTGTCGCTCTTGCTTCGCCGTCCGCCGGGCCGTGAAGCGTATCCAGGGGATATTTTCTACTTGCACTCCCGCCTGCTTGAGCGCGCAGCGAAATTGAGCGATGCCAAAGGCGGCGGTTCGTTGACCGCGCTTCCGTTCGTCGAAACGCAAGCGGGCGACATCTCCGCGTACATTCCGACGAACGTCATCTCGATTACGGACGGACAAATTTTCTTGCAATCGGACTTGTTCTTCTCCGGCGTCCGCCCGGCGATCAACGCGGGGTTGTCCGTTTCGCGCGTCGGTGGGGCGGCGCAAATTAAGGCGATGAAAAAAGTAGCCGGGACGCTTCGTTTGGACTTGGCCGCTTACCGTGAGCTCGAAGCGTTCGCCCAATTCGGCTCCGACCTCGACAAGGCGACGCAAGCGAAACTCGCCCGCGGGGCGCGCACGGTCGAAGTGCTGAAGCAAGATTTGCATCAGCCGATTCCGGTCGAAAAACAAGTATTGATCATCTACGCGTTGACGCGCGGCTTTTTGGATGACATTCCGGTTGAAGATGTACGCCGGTTTGAAAAAGAGTTTTACTTGTGGCTCGACCAAAACGGCCAGCACTTGCTTGACCACATCCGCACGACGAAAGACCTTCCGAACGAGGAAGACATCAACAAAGCGATCGAAGCGTTCAAGAAAACGTTTGTCGTTTCACAATAA
- a CDS encoding F0F1 ATP synthase subunit delta codes for MNQEVIAKRYASALFQIALEQGQLDRIEEDVRAVRQALAENGEFLSLLSYPKLSLDQKKALIREAFAGVSTPVQNTLLLLLERHRFGLVPELAEQFLALVDDARGIAKAAAYSARPLTDEELRALSDVFAQKVGKQTLEIENIIDPELIGGVKLRIGNRIYDGSVSGQLERIRRQLIG; via the coding sequence ATGAACCAAGAAGTGATCGCCAAACGGTACGCGTCCGCTTTGTTCCAAATCGCGCTCGAACAAGGACAGCTTGATCGAATCGAAGAAGATGTTCGCGCCGTGCGCCAGGCGTTGGCGGAAAACGGCGAGTTTTTATCGCTTCTTTCGTATCCGAAACTTTCCTTGGATCAGAAAAAAGCGCTCATCCGTGAAGCGTTCGCCGGTGTGTCCACCCCGGTGCAAAACACGCTTCTCCTTCTTCTGGAGCGCCATCGTTTCGGCCTTGTGCCTGAGCTGGCAGAACAATTTCTCGCCCTCGTCGACGATGCGCGCGGCATCGCCAAGGCGGCCGCCTATTCGGCGCGGCCGTTGACGGATGAAGAACTGCGGGCGCTTTCCGACGTCTTTGCTCAAAAAGTCGGCAAACAGACGCTTGAGATTGAAAATATCATCGATCCGGAACTCATCGGCGGCGTGAAGCTGCGTATCGGCAACCGCATTTACGATGGCAGCGTCAGCGGGCAGCTTGAACGGATCCGGCGGCAGCTGATCGGCTAA
- a CDS encoding ATP synthase subunit I encodes MENLQMLFWRQVRYILYLLAIYTLGFGFTPYKTVFLSLILGTSISLLMVWNLTWKIEKFGQAVAARKKVRTLGTLSRLALAALTAVIVLTHPQHFDIVPTVLGLMTSYIVIIIDFFFQKWKNDKLHV; translated from the coding sequence ATGGAAAACCTTCAAATGCTGTTTTGGCGGCAAGTTCGGTACATATTGTATTTGCTCGCCATCTATACGCTCGGCTTTGGGTTTACGCCGTATAAAACCGTTTTTCTCAGCTTGATTCTCGGCACATCGATCAGCCTCCTCATGGTTTGGAACTTAACCTGGAAAATCGAAAAATTCGGACAAGCGGTAGCGGCGCGGAAAAAAGTGCGCACATTAGGCACCTTGTCGCGTTTGGCGCTTGCCGCATTGACCGCTGTTATTGTTCTGACGCATCCGCAACATTTCGATATCGTGCCAACCGTTTTGGGATTAATGACATCCTACATTGTCATTATAATAGATTTCTTCTTTCAAAAATGGAAAAACGACAAGCTGCACGTATGA
- a CDS encoding F0F1 ATP synthase subunit epsilon: MKTIHVSVVTPDGPVYEDDVEMVSVKAKSGELGILPGHIPLVAPLEISAARLKKDGKTQYIAVSGGFLEVRPDKVTILAQAAERAEDIDVLRAKAAKERAERRLQSQQDDIDFKRAELALKRAMNRLSVAEMK; the protein is encoded by the coding sequence ATGAAAACGATCCACGTGAGCGTCGTTACTCCTGATGGCCCGGTGTATGAAGATGATGTCGAGATGGTGAGTGTGAAGGCGAAAAGCGGCGAGCTCGGCATTTTGCCGGGGCACATTCCGCTTGTCGCCCCGCTTGAAATCAGTGCGGCCCGGCTGAAAAAAGACGGCAAAACGCAATACATTGCCGTCAGCGGCGGCTTTTTGGAAGTCCGTCCGGACAAAGTGACGATTTTGGCTCAAGCTGCTGAACGGGCGGAAGACATTGACGTCCTGCGCGCCAAAGCGGCGAAAGAGCGGGCGGAGCGCCGCCTGCAAAGCCAGCAGGACGACATCGACTTCAAGCGGGCCGAACTGGCGTTAAAACGCGCCATGAACCGTTTGAGCGTTGCGGAAATGAAGTAA
- the atpE gene encoding F0F1 ATP synthase subunit C has product MSLGVLAAAIAVGLGALGAGIGNGLIVSRTIEGIARQPELRPVLQTTMFIGVALVEALPIIGVVFSFIYLGR; this is encoded by the coding sequence ATGAGTTTGGGTGTACTTGCAGCTGCGATTGCGGTAGGTTTGGGGGCGTTGGGCGCCGGCATCGGCAACGGGTTGATCGTCAGCCGTACCATCGAAGGGATTGCCCGTCAACCGGAATTGCGTCCGGTTTTGCAAACGACGATGTTCATCGGGGTTGCATTGGTTGAGGCGCTTCCGATCATCGGTGTCGTCTTCTCGTTCATTTACTTAGGTCGATAA
- the atpD gene encoding F0F1 ATP synthase subunit beta codes for MTRGRVIQVMGPVVDVKFENGHLPAIYNALKIQHKARNENEVDIDLTLEVALHLGDDTVRTIAMASTDGLIRGMEVIDTGAPISVPVGEVTLGRVFNVLGEPIDLEGDIPADARRDPIHRPAPKFEELATEVEILETGIKVVDLLAPYIKGGKIGLFGGAGVGKTVLIQELIHNIAQEHGGISVFAGVGERTREGNDLYHEMKDSGVISKTAMVFGQMNEPPGARMRVALTGLTMAEYFRDEQGQDVLLFIDNIFRFTQAGSEVSALLGRMPSAVGYQPTLATEMGQLQERITSTAKGSITSIQAIYVPADDYTDPAPATTFSHLDATTNLERKLAEMGIYPAVDPLASTSRALAPEIVGEEHYQVARKVQQTLQRYKELQDIIAILGMDELSDEDKLVVHRARRIQFFLSQNFHVAEQFTGQPGSYVPVKETVRGFKEILEGKYDHLPEDAFRLVGRIEEVVEKAKAMGVEV; via the coding sequence ATGACAAGAGGACGCGTTATCCAAGTCATGGGTCCGGTTGTAGACGTCAAGTTCGAAAACGGCCATTTGCCGGCGATCTACAACGCCCTGAAAATTCAACATAAAGCGCGCAACGAAAACGAAGTCGACATCGACTTGACATTGGAAGTCGCCTTGCATCTTGGCGACGATACGGTACGGACGATCGCGATGGCGTCCACAGACGGCCTTATCCGCGGCATGGAAGTCATTGACACCGGTGCGCCGATTTCGGTGCCGGTCGGCGAAGTGACGCTTGGCCGCGTGTTCAACGTCTTAGGCGAGCCGATCGACTTGGAAGGCGACATTCCGGCTGACGCCCGCCGCGACCCGATTCACCGTCCGGCGCCAAAATTCGAAGAACTGGCGACCGAAGTCGAAATTTTGGAAACGGGAATTAAAGTCGTTGACTTGCTTGCGCCGTACATTAAAGGCGGCAAGATCGGCTTGTTCGGCGGCGCTGGCGTAGGGAAAACGGTCTTGATCCAAGAGCTGATCCACAACATCGCCCAAGAGCACGGCGGGATTTCCGTCTTCGCTGGCGTCGGCGAACGGACGCGTGAAGGAAACGACTTGTATCATGAGATGAAAGATTCCGGCGTCATCAGCAAAACAGCTATGGTGTTCGGGCAAATGAACGAGCCGCCGGGCGCGCGGATGCGCGTCGCGTTGACCGGCTTGACGATGGCTGAATACTTCCGCGATGAGCAAGGTCAAGACGTGTTGCTCTTTATCGACAACATTTTCCGCTTCACGCAGGCTGGTTCGGAAGTATCGGCGCTGTTAGGCCGCATGCCGTCGGCCGTTGGTTACCAACCGACATTGGCGACGGAGATGGGTCAATTGCAAGAGCGGATCACGTCGACGGCGAAAGGCTCGATCACCTCGATCCAAGCGATTTACGTCCCGGCTGACGACTATACCGACCCGGCTCCGGCGACGACGTTCTCGCACTTGGATGCCACAACCAACCTTGAGCGGAAGCTTGCCGAGATGGGGATTTATCCGGCCGTTGACCCGCTCGCTTCGACATCGCGCGCGTTGGCGCCGGAAATCGTCGGCGAGGAGCATTACCAAGTCGCCCGCAAAGTGCAGCAAACGCTGCAACGTTATAAAGAATTGCAAGACATCATCGCCATCTTGGGGATGGACGAACTGTCGGATGAAGATAAACTCGTCGTTCACCGCGCCCGCCGCATCCAGTTCTTCTTGTCGCAAAACTTCCACGTGGCGGAGCAGTTCACAGGCCAACCGGGCTCCTACGTGCCGGTGAAAGAAACGGTGCGCGGCTTTAAAGAAATTTTGGAAGGCAAATACGACCATCTTCCGGAAGATGCGTTCCGCTTAGTCGGCCGCATTGAAGAAGTCGTTGAAAAAGCGAAAGCGATGGGTGTCGAAGTGTGA
- a CDS encoding NADH-quinone oxidoreductase subunit A, giving the protein MSNIYANSYLIIFVFLCLGVLLPIGALTAGRLLRPHVPDEMKATTYESGNNPFHDSRVQFQVRYYLFALLFVIFDVETVFLYPWAVVYDQLGLFALVEMIIFIVLLAIGLIYAWKKKVLRWM; this is encoded by the coding sequence TTGAGCAACATCTACGCAAACAGTTATTTGATCATCTTCGTCTTCCTTTGCCTCGGTGTGCTGTTGCCGATCGGGGCGCTCACGGCCGGACGATTGCTGCGGCCGCACGTGCCGGACGAGATGAAGGCGACGACTTATGAAAGCGGTAACAATCCATTTCACGACTCGCGCGTTCAGTTTCAAGTCCGCTACTATCTATTTGCCTTGCTGTTTGTCATTTTCGATGTCGAGACGGTGTTTTTGTATCCGTGGGCGGTCGTTTATGACCAACTCGGCTTGTTCGCGTTAGTGGAAATGATCATTTTCATCGTCTTGCTTGCCATTGGCCTTATTTACGCTTGGAAAAAGAAGGTGTTACGATGGATGTGA
- the atpB gene encoding F0F1 ATP synthase subunit A, giving the protein MEHKAPLVEFLGLTFNLSDMLMITITSLIVFIIAVAATRSLQLRPTGMQNFIEWVFDFVRGIINSTMDWQTGGRFLTLGVTLIMYVFVANMLGLPFSVHVNGELWWKSPTADATVTLTLAVMVVALTHYYGVKMKGASEYLRDYTRPVAWLFPLKIIEEFANTLTLGLRLFGNIYAGEILLGLLASLGTNYGVLGAVGAAIPMMVWQAFSIFVGSIQAFIFTMLTMVYMAHKVSHDH; this is encoded by the coding sequence ATGGAGCATAAAGCGCCGCTTGTCGAATTTTTAGGCCTTACGTTTAATTTATCAGATATGTTGATGATTACGATCACGAGCTTGATCGTGTTCATCATTGCTGTTGCGGCTACTCGCTCGCTTCAGCTGCGCCCGACGGGAATGCAAAACTTTATTGAATGGGTCTTTGACTTTGTCAGAGGCATCATTAACAGCACGATGGATTGGCAAACGGGCGGCCGCTTTTTGACGCTGGGCGTCACGCTCATCATGTATGTGTTTGTGGCCAATATGCTTGGACTGCCGTTTTCCGTCCATGTAAACGGTGAACTTTGGTGGAAATCGCCGACCGCGGATGCGACCGTTACGTTGACGCTGGCGGTGATGGTCGTCGCCCTCACCCACTACTATGGCGTCAAAATGAAAGGGGCGTCCGAATATTTGCGCGATTACACCCGTCCAGTCGCCTGGTTGTTCCCGCTCAAAATCATCGAAGAGTTTGCCAACACGCTGACGCTCGGTTTGCGTCTTTTCGGGAACATTTACGCCGGGGAAATTTTGCTTGGCTTGCTCGCCAGCCTTGGCACGAACTACGGTGTGCTTGGCGCTGTTGGCGCAGCCATTCCGATGATGGTGTGGCAAGCGTTCAGCATTTTTGTCGGCTCTATTCAGGCGTTCATTTTTACGATGCTAACCATGGTTTATATGGCACATAAGGTCAGTCATGACCATTGA
- the upp gene encoding uracil phosphoribosyltransferase, whose amino-acid sequence MGKVYVFDHPLIQHKLTYIRDKNTGTKEFRELVDEVATLMAFEITRDLPLEEVEIETPVSKARAKVIAGKKLGVIPILRAGIGMVDGILKLIPAAKVGHIGLYRDPQTLKPVEYYVKLPSDVEERDFIIVDPMLATGGSAVAAIDALKKRGAKSIKFMCLIAAPEGVKAVETAHPDVDIYIAALDERLNDHGYIVPGLGDAGDRLFGTK is encoded by the coding sequence ATGGGAAAAGTGTACGTCTTTGATCATCCGCTCATCCAGCATAAATTGACCTACATCCGCGACAAGAATACGGGCACGAAAGAATTTCGCGAGCTTGTCGACGAGGTGGCGACGTTGATGGCGTTTGAAATTACACGCGATCTGCCGCTTGAGGAAGTCGAAATCGAAACCCCCGTCAGCAAAGCCAGAGCGAAAGTGATCGCAGGCAAAAAACTGGGCGTCATTCCGATTTTGCGCGCCGGCATCGGCATGGTCGACGGCATCTTAAAGCTCATCCCGGCGGCGAAAGTCGGCCATATCGGCTTGTACCGCGATCCCCAAACATTAAAGCCAGTCGAATATTACGTCAAGCTCCCGAGCGATGTCGAAGAGCGCGACTTTATCATCGTCGACCCGATGCTTGCAACCGGCGGATCGGCGGTGGCGGCGATCGATGCGCTGAAAAAGCGGGGGGCGAAAAGCATTAAATTTATGTGCCTGATCGCGGCGCCGGAAGGGGTCAAAGCGGTGGAGACGGCTCACCCGGATGTGGACATTTACATCGCTGCCCTTGATGAACGGTTGAACGACCACGGCTATATTGTCCCTGGTCTCGGCGACGCCGGCGATCGGCTGTTTGGCACAAAATAA
- a CDS encoding TIGR01440 family protein gives MDARLTEWRQQWQGILHEFRRQVPLGRGDVVVIGCSTSEVLGERIGTAGSMDVAAMLFAELDAWRRETGIALAFQCCEHLNRALVVERETAKAHGLEIVSVVPVPKAGGAMAAYAYRKLADPVVVETVRADAGIDIGHTLIGMHLKPVVVPVRVSVKHIGSACVTLAKTRPKLIGGSRAVYSLENPNDSCSF, from the coding sequence ATGGATGCACGATTGACTGAATGGCGCCAGCAATGGCAAGGCATCTTGCATGAGTTTCGCCGACAGGTGCCGCTTGGTCGCGGCGATGTCGTTGTGATCGGCTGCAGCACGAGCGAGGTGCTTGGCGAGCGGATCGGCACGGCCGGGTCGATGGACGTTGCGGCCATGCTGTTTGCCGAGCTTGACGCATGGCGGCGTGAAACCGGCATTGCGCTTGCGTTTCAATGCTGCGAACATTTGAACCGGGCGCTCGTCGTCGAGCGGGAAACCGCCAAAGCTCACGGGTTGGAGATCGTCTCGGTCGTTCCGGTGCCGAAAGCGGGCGGGGCGATGGCTGCCTACGCTTACCGAAAGCTCGCCGACCCGGTCGTCGTCGAAACGGTTCGCGCCGATGCCGGCATCGACATCGGCCATACGCTCATCGGCATGCATTTGAAGCCGGTCGTCGTTCCCGTACGTGTTTCGGTGAAGCACATTGGATCGGCGTGCGTGACGCTGGCGAAAACGCGGCCGAAGCTGATCGGCGGCTCCCGCGCGGTCTACTCGTTGGAAAATCCGAATGATTCCTGTTCTTTCTAG
- a CDS encoding NuoB/complex I 20 kDa subunit family protein, producing MDVKWEGFSKSEMEEVKRNVFLTTLEQLKGWARSSSLWPLTFGLACCAIEMMAVGGAHYDLDRFGSFFRASPRQADVMIVSGTVTKKMAPLLRRLYDQMPEPKWVIAMGSCATAGGPYIKSYSVVKGVDQIVPVDVYIPGCPPNPAALIYGIHKLKEKIRLEAKTGKKVL from the coding sequence ATGGATGTGAAATGGGAAGGATTTTCCAAAAGTGAAATGGAAGAGGTAAAGCGAAACGTCTTTTTGACGACGTTAGAACAGTTGAAAGGATGGGCCCGAAGCAGTTCGCTTTGGCCGTTGACGTTCGGCCTTGCCTGTTGCGCCATCGAGATGATGGCAGTCGGCGGCGCCCATTACGACCTCGACCGGTTCGGCTCGTTTTTCCGCGCCTCGCCGCGGCAGGCGGACGTCATGATCGTCTCGGGCACGGTGACGAAAAAAATGGCGCCGCTCTTGCGTCGATTGTATGACCAAATGCCCGAACCGAAATGGGTCATCGCCATGGGTTCGTGTGCGACGGCCGGCGGCCCGTACATCAAATCGTACAGCGTCGTCAAAGGCGTGGATCAGATCGTTCCGGTTGACGTGTACATACCGGGCTGTCCGCCGAACCCGGCAGCGCTCATCTACGGCATTCATAAATTGAAAGAAAAAATCCGCTTGGAAGCCAAAACGGGGAAGAAGGTGCTGTGA
- a CDS encoding AtpZ/AtpI family protein, which translates to MSPKQRHPFQAMALMSAIVSQLVGSILVGVFGGRWIDDRFGTEPIFLIVGLLLGLAAGVYSMLRLIHQYFSGE; encoded by the coding sequence ATGTCCCCAAAACAGCGCCACCCGTTTCAAGCCATGGCATTGATGTCCGCCATCGTCTCCCAACTTGTCGGTTCCATTTTAGTCGGCGTTTTCGGAGGGAGATGGATCGATGATCGATTTGGCACCGAGCCGATCTTTTTGATCGTCGGCCTCTTGCTCGGACTGGCGGCCGGCGTGTACAGCATGCTGCGCTTAATTCACCAATATTTCTCTGGGGAGTAA